In Blattabacterium cuenoti, the following proteins share a genomic window:
- the pdxH gene encoding pyridoxamine 5'-phosphate oxidase, which produces MNIDLSDYRKNYKKDALLETKVPEEPLKLFHEWFKEEKKSCYNNDEINAMSISSIGEDGCPETRIVLLKEYSKNGFTFYTNYYSFKGRAIKNNPKVCISFYWRNTDRQVIVKGSASKVKKEKSDEYFYKRPKGHQIGSLISKQSSIIYSRKFLLDQYNEWNKFFNKNTIKRPFSWGGYIVKPYKIEFWQGQENRLHDRLIYIKKEEKWIIYRLSP; this is translated from the coding sequence ATGAATATTGATTTAAGTGATTATAGAAAAAATTATAAAAAAGACGCTTTATTAGAAACTAAAGTTCCAGAAGAGCCATTAAAATTATTTCATGAATGGTTTAAAGAAGAAAAAAAGTCTTGCTATAACAATGATGAAATTAATGCTATGTCAATTTCTAGCATTGGAGAAGACGGGTGCCCTGAAACAAGAATTGTTTTATTAAAAGAATATTCTAAAAATGGATTTACTTTTTATACAAACTATTATAGTTTTAAAGGAAGAGCAATAAAAAATAATCCAAAAGTTTGTATTTCTTTTTATTGGAGGAATACGGATAGACAAGTTATTGTTAAAGGGTCTGCGTCAAAAGTAAAAAAAGAAAAATCAGATGAATACTTTTATAAAAGACCCAAAGGACACCAAATAGGAAGCTTGATTTCTAAACAGAGTAGTATCATTTATTCTAGAAAATTTTTACTAGATCAGTATAATGAATGGAATAAATTTTTTAATAAAAACACTATAAAACGTCCTTTCAGTTGGGGAGGATATATTGTAAAACCATATAAAATAGAATTTTGGCAAGGACAAGAAAATAGACTTCATGATAGACTAATATACATAAAAAAAGAAGAAAAATGGATTATATATAGATTATCTCCATAA
- a CDS encoding DNA polymerase III subunit beta: MHFFIYSSTLLNKLYFLNEINKKKLYSKNIYFILEINKKKLIITSFSNTVDYSIHVYTDIYIYVKENTREKVIIDSKLFTEILSTFTKEIISIKKDNDTLNISSLQGSFKIPILRKKLNIIRGNLFCNNNTIFIFSNLLLKILEKIIFSIGNIKFKTILNGVYFQFSPYESYFISTNNLVLVKYTVKYIKSSKNIKFIVPRNSIHILHKILKYEKNSNNNNNVYIKYNSKENYVIFLSKNYIFSSKILNIDNKKNKKQPNYNSIIPKKKFDVLLIINRVLFLNTIKRLLILSKLFENKKIEKFIYLQIINNEFSIFNRKNFSLKIKCKSIYNSLQKIKMGFNCKFLIEILSHLDNDFIYFELYNSNKIGVLKTNFYKNKKEMEFISILIMSIIV; encoded by the coding sequence ATGCACTTTTTTATTTATAGTTCTACTCTATTAAATAAATTATATTTCTTAAATGAAATAAATAAAAAAAAATTATATTCTAAGAATATTTATTTCATTTTGGAAATAAATAAAAAAAAACTTATAATTACAAGTTTTTCAAATACAGTAGATTATTCTATACATGTATACACAGATATATATATTTATGTTAAAGAAAATACAAGAGAAAAAGTAATTATAGATAGCAAACTTTTCACAGAAATACTCAGTACTTTTACTAAAGAAATTATTTCTATAAAAAAAGATAATGATACGCTTAACATTTCTTCTTTGCAAGGATCTTTTAAAATTCCTATTCTTAGAAAAAAATTAAATATTATAAGAGGTAATTTATTTTGTAACAATAATACTATATTTATTTTTTCAAATCTTCTTTTAAAAATTTTAGAAAAAATAATATTTTCTATTGGAAATATAAAATTTAAAACTATTCTTAATGGAGTTTATTTCCAATTTTCTCCATATGAATCATATTTTATATCTACCAATAATTTAGTATTAGTAAAATATACTGTAAAATATATAAAATCAAGTAAAAATATAAAATTTATTGTACCAAGAAATTCTATTCATATTCTTCATAAAATTTTAAAATATGAGAAAAATAGTAATAACAATAATAATGTATATATTAAATATAATAGTAAAGAAAATTATGTAATTTTTTTATCCAAAAATTATATTTTCTCATCCAAAATATTAAATATAGATAATAAAAAAAATAAAAAACAACCAAATTATAATTCTATTATACCTAAAAAAAAATTTGATGTCTTATTAATTATAAACAGAGTTTTATTTCTAAATACTATTAAAAGATTATTAATCCTATCTAAATTATTCGAAAATAAAAAAATTGAAAAATTTATTTATTTACAAATAATTAATAATGAATTTAGTATTTTTAATCGAAAAAATTTTAGTTTAAAAATTAAGTGTAAATCTATTTATAATTCGTTACAAAAAATTAAAATGGGATTTAATTGTAAGTTTTTAATTGAAATATTATCTCATCTAGATAATGATTTTATATATTTTGAATTATACAATTCAAATAAAATTGGTGTTTTAAAAACAAATTTTTACAAAAATAAAAAAGAAATGGAATTCATTTCCATATTAATTATGTCTATAATAGTATGA